One Pseudomonas sp. MM213 genomic window, GATAACCAGCCGTCGCTGAAGGTTTTTCGCGAAGCCGGTTTCACTCAGAGTGCTTGCGTGTTCACGCGCGAATTAAAGGATCACTGCAATGACTAGCTTCAAAATTGGCGACCGCTTGATCGGGGCCGATGCGCCGCCGTTCATCATCGCCGAGATGAGTGGCAACCATAACCAGTCATTGGACATGGCCCTGCAAATCGTCGATGCCGCAGCCAAGGCGGGTGCGCACGCCTTGAAGCTGCAAACCTACACAGCCGACACCATGACCCTGGACCTGTCCGAGGGCGAGTTCTTCATCAAGGACCCGAACAGTCTGTGGGTCGGATCTTCCCTGTACGCGCTCTACGAAAAAGCGCATACGCCGTGGGAATGGCACGCGCCGATTTTCGCCCGCGCCAAGGCGCTGGGGATGCTCGCGTTTTCCACGCCGTTTGATGACACCGCAGTGGACTTCCTCGAAAGTCTCGACGTGCCGGCCTACAAGATCGCCAGTTTCGAGAATACGGACCTGCCGTTGATTCGTCGGGTCGCTGCGACCGGCAAGCCATTGATTATTTCCACCGGCATGGCCAGCATCGCTGAACTCGACGAAACCGTACGTGCCGCCCGCGAAGCCGGTTGCAAGGATCTGGTGTTGCTCAAGTGCACCAGCACCTACCCGGCGACGCCCGCCAACAGCAACGTGCGGACGATTCCTCATTTGCGCGAATTGTTTGGCTGTGAAGTCGGGCTGTCTGACCACTCGATGGGCGTCGGTGTGTCTGTGGCCGCGGTGGCCCTCGGGGCGACGGTGGTGGAAAAGCACTTCACCCTCGACCGTAGCGCCGGTGGCGTGGACGCCAGTTTTTCGCTGGAGCCGGCGGAGCTCGCCAGCCTGGTGATAGAAACCGAGCGCGCGTGGCAGGCCATGGGGCATGTGCATTACGGTGTGACGGACGCCGAGCGCAAGTCTCTGATGTACCGCCGCTCGCTCTACGTGACTCAGGACATGGCTGCCGGCGAGCCCTTTACTGTCGCTAATCTGCGAGCCATTCGTCCGGGGCTGGGGTTGGCTCCAAAACACGCAGAAACCCTTCTGGGCCGCCGTGCCCGTCAGGCCATCCCGCGCGGAACGCCGCTGGACTGGTCGTTGGTCGAATAACCCCTTATGGTGCTGATTCGGCAAAATAGCGTGACCTGCGAGTCATAACGCGCATCTTCACTGTATTGTATTAATCGGGAAGGTGGCGCCTGGCCTGTTTTTGGCCCAGTGGTAGCCTTTTATTCTTCCCGCTGTCGCCTCAATGAGGCGGCGTTTTTCTCCGTTTGTCGGCGCCCCTCGAATCATTACGAGCGGTGGTATTGGGCTGTTTATTATTGGGAAGCCGTAATGATTGGCATAAAAAGCATTGCGAGCTACGTTCCTGTAGCCGGCGTGGACAATTACGCACAAGGTGCAAAATTCGAAAAGGATGAAGAATTCATCCTGGGCAAGATCGGTTCGGCCTTCCTGCCGCGCAAAGACGCTGGTCAGGAAACCTCGGACCTGTGTGTCGAAGCAGCCAATGCGCTGTTCGCCAACAATCCGGACTTGAAACGTGAAGACATCGACGTACTGATCGTCGTCACGCAGAACGGCGACGAAGAAGGCCTGCCGCACACCGCCGCCATCGTTCAGGACAAACTGGGCCTGCCGACCACCGTCGCCGCGTTCGATATTTCCCTGGGCTGCTCGGGCTACGTCTACGGCATCTACGCCATCAAGGGCTTCATGGAAGCCGCAGGCTTGAAGAATGGCCTGCTGATCACCGCAGATCCGTACTCGAAGATCGTCGACCCGGAAGACCGCAACACCACCATGCTGTTTGGCGATGCCGCCACTGCAACCTGGATGGGCGAAAACGCGCCATGGCAACTGGGCAAGGCCAAGTTCGGCACCGACGGTTCCGGTGCGCCGCACCTGAAGGTGACCGACGGGGTGTTCTTCATGAACGGCCGTCAGGTGTTCAACTTCGCGCTGCTGAAAGTCCCGGCGCACTTGCACGAACTGCTGACCGATTCGCAGCTCACCGCTGACGATATCGATGCGTTCTGCATTCACCAGGGCAGTGCCGCGATTGTCGACGCCGTAGCGCGACGCTTCGAAGGCGAGCCGGAGAAGTTCATCAAGGACATGGTCGAGACCGGCAACACCGTTTCGTCGAGTATCCCGTTGCTGCTGGAGAAACACGTACTGGACTCCACCTGGAAACGTGTGGCGTTGAGCGGTTTCGGCGTTGGTTTGTCATGGGGCTCGGCGATTATCTATCGCCCTTGATCCTTCAAAAGCCAGGCATAAAAATAGCGTTCAAGGTGTAACCTTGAGCGCTATTTTTTTTTGCCCGAATGAAAAGCGAGGCTCCATGAGCGAGTTGTTTGAGCGCAACGGCGAGTTGATTCAGCGGCGTTGGCCCAAGGTCTGGCATCGACTGTCGGTGGAGAACAGCGCCGAGTTGCGCGCTGATCTGGTGGATGGCCAGGGCTCGACATTGAGCATCAATGGCATTCAGTTGACCAGTCGCCATGACCGCACTCGCGAAGCGTTGCTTCAGGCCGGCAGCCTGCCCGTCGACAGTCCGGTGGTGCATGTCTATGGCACCGGGCTGGGGGATTTGCAGCTGCAATTGCTGGAGCGAACCGGGCTTGAACGGTTGTACGTGCACATTCTGAACGGCGCGGTGTTTTCCCTGGTGCTGCAACTGCTCGATCAACAGTCGTGGCTCGCCGATTCACGAGTGGTGCTGCTGTACGCCGGCGATCTGGCGGAAATCCAGTTGCCGTACTTCGCGCTGCCTTCGGAGCTGGTGCTGGCGGACGACTACAACGCCAAGATCCGCGACCGGCTGATCAGCGAAACCCATTTGACCTTCAACAATCGCGAATTCAATGCCGACAATCCGGAGATTGCCGAGCGTTTGCAGGCGAGTGTCGAGCGTGTTCGCGCCGATGCCGATGCTGCGGAGCTGTTTGCCACCTGTTCCGGCAGGGAAGTGTTTGTCATTGCCACCGGACCCAGCCTGGAACAGCACTTCGACACGCTGCGCGCGGTACGCGAACAGGCGCAGCGGCCGTTGTTCATTTGCGTCGATACCGCCTACCGACCGCTTATCGAGCATGGGATCAAACCGGATGTGGTGGTCACGATTGATCAGCGCATCTCGACGCGACATTTGCCGCCCGATGCCACGAGC contains:
- the pseI gene encoding pseudaminic acid synthase, with amino-acid sequence MTSFKIGDRLIGADAPPFIIAEMSGNHNQSLDMALQIVDAAAKAGAHALKLQTYTADTMTLDLSEGEFFIKDPNSLWVGSSLYALYEKAHTPWEWHAPIFARAKALGMLAFSTPFDDTAVDFLESLDVPAYKIASFENTDLPLIRRVAATGKPLIISTGMASIAELDETVRAAREAGCKDLVLLKCTSTYPATPANSNVRTIPHLRELFGCEVGLSDHSMGVGVSVAAVALGATVVEKHFTLDRSAGGVDASFSLEPAELASLVIETERAWQAMGHVHYGVTDAERKSLMYRRSLYVTQDMAAGEPFTVANLRAIRPGLGLAPKHAETLLGRRARQAIPRGTPLDWSLVE
- a CDS encoding ketoacyl-ACP synthase III is translated as MIGIKSIASYVPVAGVDNYAQGAKFEKDEEFILGKIGSAFLPRKDAGQETSDLCVEAANALFANNPDLKREDIDVLIVVTQNGDEEGLPHTAAIVQDKLGLPTTVAAFDISLGCSGYVYGIYAIKGFMEAAGLKNGLLITADPYSKIVDPEDRNTTMLFGDAATATWMGENAPWQLGKAKFGTDGSGAPHLKVTDGVFFMNGRQVFNFALLKVPAHLHELLTDSQLTADDIDAFCIHQGSAAIVDAVARRFEGEPEKFIKDMVETGNTVSSSIPLLLEKHVLDSTWKRVALSGFGVGLSWGSAIIYRP
- a CDS encoding motility associated factor glycosyltransferase family protein, whose product is MSELFERNGELIQRRWPKVWHRLSVENSAELRADLVDGQGSTLSINGIQLTSRHDRTREALLQAGSLPVDSPVVHVYGTGLGDLQLQLLERTGLERLYVHILNGAVFSLVLQLLDQQSWLADSRVVLLYAGDLAEIQLPYFALPSELVLADDYNAKIRDRLISETHLTFNNREFNADNPEIAERLQASVERVRADADAAELFATCSGREVFVIATGPSLEQHFDTLRAVREQAQRPLFICVDTAYRPLIEHGIKPDVVVTIDQRISTRHLPPDATSEITLVYMPMVDPEVLGGWQGKRYVAYSASPVYRDMREQLPKAQLFVGGSVIHPAVDLAVHMGASQITLFGADFAFPNNKTHAGWNDGDLGPQVGAARHWVLDGHGQRVKTQLNFRSYLCELERYIAGHPQMAFYNSSRAGAMIVGTTFHQELTR